From Actinopolymorpha cephalotaxi, one genomic window encodes:
- a CDS encoding FGGY family carbohydrate kinase, whose amino-acid sequence MTARRLLALDLGSSSVRAVVCDERAEPLPGLLARRSVTARQDEDGRGELDPDGYLADLVSCLDELHTAGALDGVELVATSSQWHSVLAVGPDGTPVSAVLSWLDTRARPRPDRLPADPEAFHARTGAWVHPLYWTTKVPFLRERLHDRFGGRPLRFLGLPDYLRGVLLGTDATSVSMASGTGLLDVLAMTWDPEALALAEVTPAELPVVDDTPARLTTAWQDRWPALAGARWAPALGDGAASNLGSGCTDAGTVGVTVGTSAALRVVHGPDVPPPPATVWRYRVDADRLVSGIAFSGGGVLRAWVVRLLRLGADAEPTLAPGTSGLVCLPMHAGSRPPGTIPPGSGVVAGLSLETSPEELLAGTLEGVALESARALDTLEGSFGAELDVVLGGGAVHASPWWSRVFAATFDRPLRLAEDPEVGARGAAALALGIDLPPPKEQLVPDPEDVVRMAAARVRYDRLRNALAGELVRHRDGPAPAPDPT is encoded by the coding sequence ATGACCGCACGGCGGCTTCTCGCGCTCGACCTGGGGTCGTCGTCGGTGCGGGCCGTCGTCTGCGACGAACGCGCCGAACCGCTGCCCGGCCTGCTGGCCCGGCGTTCGGTCACCGCGCGCCAGGACGAGGACGGTCGCGGCGAGCTGGACCCGGACGGCTACCTCGCCGACCTGGTGAGCTGCCTGGACGAGCTACACACGGCCGGTGCGCTGGACGGCGTGGAGCTGGTGGCCACCTCCTCGCAGTGGCACTCGGTGCTCGCGGTGGGCCCGGACGGTACGCCCGTGTCGGCGGTGCTCAGCTGGCTCGACACCCGCGCGCGGCCCCGGCCGGACCGGCTGCCGGCCGACCCCGAGGCGTTCCACGCCCGCACCGGCGCCTGGGTGCACCCGCTCTACTGGACCACGAAGGTGCCGTTCCTCCGCGAGCGGCTGCACGACCGGTTCGGAGGCCGGCCGCTGCGGTTCCTCGGCCTGCCCGACTACCTGCGCGGCGTACTCCTCGGCACCGACGCGACCTCGGTGTCGATGGCCTCCGGCACCGGTCTGCTGGACGTGCTGGCCATGACCTGGGACCCCGAGGCGCTGGCGCTGGCGGAGGTGACCCCGGCCGAACTGCCGGTCGTCGACGACACCCCGGCCCGGCTGACGACCGCGTGGCAGGACCGCTGGCCGGCGCTCGCCGGCGCGAGGTGGGCGCCGGCGCTCGGCGACGGCGCCGCGTCCAACCTGGGCAGCGGGTGCACCGACGCCGGCACGGTCGGCGTCACCGTCGGCACCTCGGCCGCGCTGCGCGTGGTACACGGCCCCGACGTCCCGCCGCCACCGGCCACCGTGTGGCGCTACCGCGTGGACGCCGACCGGCTGGTGAGCGGCATCGCGTTCTCCGGCGGCGGGGTGCTGCGCGCCTGGGTGGTCCGGCTGCTGCGTCTCGGCGCGGACGCCGAACCCACGCTCGCGCCCGGCACCAGCGGCCTGGTCTGCCTGCCGATGCACGCCGGCAGCCGGCCACCCGGCACGATCCCGCCGGGGTCCGGCGTCGTCGCCGGGCTGTCCCTGGAGACCTCCCCGGAGGAACTCCTCGCGGGGACGCTGGAGGGTGTCGCGCTGGAGTCGGCCCGCGCCCTGGACACCCTGGAGGGGTCGTTCGGCGCCGAGCTCGACGTCGTCCTCGGCGGTGGCGCCGTACACGCCTCGCCGTGGTGGAGCCGGGTGTTCGCGGCCACCTTCGACCGGCCCCTGCGACTCGCCGAGGACCCCGAGGTCGGCGCCCGGGGCGCGGCGGCGCTGGCGCTGGGGATCGACCTGCCGCCGCCGAAGGAGCAGCTCGTGCCCGACCCGGAGGACGTCGTACGCATGGCCGCCGCCCGGGTCCGCTACGACCGGCTGCGGAACGCGCTGGCCGGCGAGCTCGTCCGACATCGCGACGGCCCGGCTCCGGCGCCCGACCCGACCTGA
- a CDS encoding alpha,alpha-trehalose-phosphate synthase (UDP-forming), whose translation MVANRLPVDRVDTPDGSTQWRRSPGGLVTALDPVMKANKGAWIGWAGSTDEAPEPFDEAGMHLVPVPLSAKEVEEYYEGFSNATLWPLYHDVIAPPVYRREWWEAYVKVNRRFAEAAAETADDGALVWVHDYQLQLVPEMLRALRPDLRIGYFLHIPLPPVELFARLPWRQQILRGLLGADLVGFQRPGAASNFLRLTRRLLGYQTQRDQTFLPDGRVVRARSFPISIDVAQLEEIARRPETQRRAEEIREEIGSPAKVLLGIDRLDYTKGIGERIHAFAELLTDGDVTPDEATFIQVATPSRERVEQYKLLRDEVELAVGRVNGTHGRIGRPAVTYLHSNHDREELAALYRAADVMVVTPLRDGMNLVAKEYIACRYDNTGALLLSEFAGAADEFRQAFLVNPYDVDGLKTTLVDALRLDPRNATRRMRSMRRHLVEHDVDRWASSFLSALTGELRT comes from the coding sequence GTGGTCGCCAACCGGCTGCCAGTGGACCGCGTGGACACCCCCGACGGCAGTACGCAGTGGCGGCGCAGCCCCGGCGGCCTTGTGACCGCGCTCGACCCGGTGATGAAGGCGAACAAGGGCGCCTGGATCGGCTGGGCCGGGTCCACCGACGAGGCACCCGAGCCGTTCGACGAGGCCGGCATGCACCTCGTGCCCGTTCCGCTGTCGGCCAAGGAGGTGGAGGAGTACTACGAGGGCTTCTCCAACGCCACCCTGTGGCCGCTCTACCACGACGTGATCGCACCGCCGGTCTACCGCCGCGAGTGGTGGGAGGCGTACGTCAAGGTCAACCGGAGGTTCGCCGAGGCGGCGGCGGAGACCGCGGACGACGGCGCCCTGGTGTGGGTGCACGACTACCAGCTCCAGCTCGTGCCCGAGATGCTCCGCGCCCTGCGCCCGGACCTGCGGATCGGCTACTTCCTGCACATCCCGCTGCCCCCGGTGGAGCTGTTCGCCCGGCTGCCGTGGCGCCAGCAGATCCTGCGCGGCCTGCTCGGCGCGGACCTGGTCGGCTTCCAGCGTCCCGGCGCCGCGTCCAACTTCCTGCGCCTCACCAGGCGGCTGCTCGGCTACCAGACCCAGCGCGACCAGACGTTCCTGCCCGACGGCCGGGTCGTGCGCGCCCGCTCGTTCCCGATCTCCATCGACGTGGCCCAGCTTGAGGAGATCGCCCGGCGCCCGGAGACGCAGCGGCGCGCGGAGGAGATCCGGGAGGAGATCGGCTCGCCGGCGAAGGTGCTCCTCGGCATCGACCGGCTCGACTACACCAAGGGCATCGGTGAACGCATCCACGCGTTCGCCGAGCTGCTCACCGACGGCGACGTGACACCGGACGAGGCGACGTTCATCCAGGTCGCGACACCCAGCCGGGAACGCGTCGAGCAGTACAAACTGCTGCGCGACGAGGTCGAGCTCGCCGTCGGCCGGGTCAACGGCACGCACGGCCGGATCGGCCGGCCCGCGGTGACCTACCTGCACTCCAACCACGACCGCGAGGAGCTGGCCGCGCTCTACCGCGCCGCCGACGTGATGGTGGTGACGCCGCTGCGCGACGGCATGAACCTCGTGGCGAAGGAGTACATCGCCTGCCGGTACGACAACACCGGTGCCCTTCTGTTGAGCGAGTTCGCCGGCGCGGCCGACGAGTTCCGGCAGGCCTTCCTCGTCAACCCCTACGACGTGGACGGGCTGAAGACCACCCTGGTCGACGCGCTCCGGTTGGATCCGCGCAACGCCACCCGCCGGATGCGCTCGATGCGCCGGCACCTGGTGGAGCACGACGTGGACCGGTGGGCCAGCTCGTTCCTGAGCGCACTGACGGGAGAGCTCCGGACATGA
- a CDS encoding Gfo/Idh/MocA family protein, with protein sequence MQARLRWGIVATGNIAGVFARELALLPGHEVVAVGSRNLDRAKAFAQEWDIRRAYGSYTEVAEDPEVDVVYVATPHSDHLGTTRHALESGKAVLCEKALTVNAAEARELVDLARGHGQFLMEAMWMRCNPLHLRLRELLDAGTLGEPRSVHATLGFLADYDPDDRLFAPHLAGGSLLDVGIYPVSFAHHLLGAPDTVRATGTLAPTGVDASAGLLLGYAGGAVATLTGSLAGPLPNTAYVSGTEGWVEIPADFQAADRLVVHHPDKEPEDVTVDLLGVGYTYEAEEVARCLRAGLLESPLVPWADSIAVMEVLDAARAQVGVRYPNDANGPDGPDGPGGGDSV encoded by the coding sequence ATGCAAGCCCGACTTCGCTGGGGCATCGTCGCCACCGGGAACATCGCCGGCGTCTTCGCCCGCGAACTGGCCCTGCTGCCCGGCCACGAGGTGGTGGCGGTCGGCTCCCGCAACCTCGACCGCGCGAAGGCGTTCGCGCAGGAGTGGGACATCCGCCGGGCGTACGGCTCCTACACCGAGGTGGCCGAGGACCCGGAGGTGGACGTCGTCTACGTCGCCACCCCGCACTCCGACCACCTGGGCACCACCCGGCACGCGCTGGAGAGCGGCAAGGCCGTCCTGTGCGAGAAGGCCCTGACCGTCAACGCGGCCGAGGCGCGTGAGCTCGTCGACCTGGCCCGCGGGCACGGGCAGTTCCTGATGGAAGCCATGTGGATGCGGTGCAACCCGCTGCACCTGCGGCTTCGCGAGCTCCTCGACGCCGGCACGCTGGGCGAGCCCCGGTCGGTGCACGCCACCCTCGGGTTCCTCGCCGACTACGACCCGGACGACCGGCTGTTCGCACCCCACCTGGCCGGCGGCTCCCTGCTGGACGTCGGCATCTACCCGGTGAGCTTCGCCCACCACCTGCTCGGCGCCCCCGACACGGTGCGGGCCACCGGGACGCTCGCCCCCACCGGGGTGGACGCGAGCGCCGGCCTTCTCCTCGGGTACGCCGGCGGCGCGGTCGCCACGCTCACCGGTTCGCTGGCCGGGCCGCTCCCGAACACCGCGTACGTCAGCGGCACCGAGGGCTGGGTGGAGATCCCGGCCGACTTCCAGGCCGCCGACCGGCTGGTCGTCCACCACCCGGACAAGGAGCCCGAGGACGTCACCGTCGACCTGCTCGGCGTCGGCTACACCTACGAGGCCGAGGAGGTGGCCCGGTGCCTGCGCGCCGGGCTGCTGGAGAGTCCGCTGGTGCCCTGGGCGGACAGCATCGCGGTGATGGAGGTGCTCGACGCGGCCCGCGCCCAGGTCGGCGTCCGGTACCCCAACGACGCCAACGGCCCCGACGGCCCCGACGGCCCTGGCGGCGGCGACTCCGTGTAA
- a CDS encoding VOC family protein codes for MTGTTGSTGSTNAGPANPGSGPVGALGTVAFDCPDPRALGEFYAAVLGGKLAIDDDEADWVDLHLDGGRRLSFQQAQDWAPPTWPGGDRPQQAHVDVEVPDLDAAEKRVLALGARKTEYQPGTTFRVFLDPVGHPFCLCAC; via the coding sequence ATGACCGGCACCACCGGCTCCACCGGTTCCACGAACGCCGGACCGGCGAACCCCGGCTCCGGCCCCGTCGGCGCGCTCGGCACGGTCGCGTTCGACTGCCCCGACCCCAGGGCGCTCGGCGAGTTCTACGCCGCGGTGCTCGGCGGCAAGCTGGCGATCGACGACGACGAGGCCGACTGGGTGGACCTGCACCTCGACGGCGGCCGGCGGCTCAGCTTCCAGCAGGCGCAGGACTGGGCGCCGCCGACCTGGCCCGGCGGAGACCGCCCGCAGCAGGCCCACGTCGACGTCGAGGTCCCCGACCTGGACGCGGCCGAGAAGCGGGTGCTCGCCCTGGGCGCGCGCAAGACGGAGTACCAGCCGGGCACGACGTTCCGGGTGTTCCTCGACCCGGTGGGGCACCCGTTCTGCCTGTGCGCCTGCTGA
- a CDS encoding amidase, translated as MPAAAPSSGSAAASSDPAPIRDPSPSTADAADLDAAGLRDRYAAGATSATEHVAALLRRIEEIDRSGPTVRSVLAVDPHAADRAAERDAERARGQVRGPLHGVPVLVKDNIDTAYAGDTGDTAGRDGGLPTTAGSLALAGVPTPADAPLVTALRAAGAVVLGKANLSEWANFRSGSSTSGWSAVGGLCVNPHALDRSAGGSSSGSAAAVAAGLAPLAVGTETDGSIVCPAALCGVVGIKPTVGLVSRTGVVPISHSQDTPGPIATTVADAALLLGVLAGADPDDAATMRSGRVAYSDYTRFCRPDGLAGARIGLPRAGLWGYSAAADALAEEAVRLLAARGATVVDHADLPSIDEIRESDAELTVLSTEFRADLESYLAARRPEGPRTLAELVAFNDDHADRELTYFGQDRFESALATRGICDPVYVEALRTCRRLGRTHGIDAALGAGRLDALVMPTYPPAWKIDLVNGDQLPGACSTPAAIAGYPVVTVPCGAVDGLPVGLAFVGTAWSEPTLIRLAYAFEQAQNALGPRARPAYRPAGIG; from the coding sequence GTGCCCGCCGCCGCTCCGTCATCCGGCTCCGCCGCAGCCTCGTCCGACCCTGCCCCCATCCGGGACCCGTCGCCCTCGACCGCCGACGCGGCCGACCTGGACGCCGCCGGCCTCCGCGACCGGTACGCCGCCGGCGCGACCTCCGCGACTGAGCACGTCGCCGCGCTGCTGCGCCGGATCGAGGAGATCGACCGGTCCGGTCCCACGGTGCGGTCGGTGCTGGCCGTCGACCCGCACGCGGCCGACCGTGCGGCCGAACGCGACGCCGAGCGCGCCCGCGGCCAGGTCCGGGGCCCGCTGCACGGCGTTCCGGTGCTGGTCAAGGACAACATCGATACCGCGTACGCCGGCGACACGGGTGACACCGCGGGCAGGGACGGCGGCCTGCCGACCACCGCCGGGTCGCTGGCGCTCGCGGGCGTACCGACCCCTGCGGACGCTCCCCTGGTCACCGCCCTGCGCGCGGCCGGGGCGGTCGTCCTCGGCAAGGCCAACCTGTCGGAGTGGGCCAACTTCCGGTCCGGCTCCTCGACGTCGGGCTGGAGTGCCGTCGGCGGCCTGTGCGTCAACCCGCACGCCCTGGACCGCTCGGCCGGCGGGTCGTCGTCGGGTTCGGCGGCGGCGGTGGCGGCCGGGCTCGCGCCGCTCGCGGTCGGCACCGAGACCGACGGTTCCATCGTGTGCCCGGCGGCGCTGTGCGGGGTGGTGGGCATCAAGCCGACGGTCGGGCTGGTCTCGCGGACCGGTGTCGTGCCGATCTCGCACAGCCAGGACACTCCCGGGCCGATCGCCACCACGGTCGCCGACGCCGCGCTGCTGCTCGGGGTGCTGGCGGGCGCCGATCCCGACGACGCCGCCACCATGCGGTCCGGCCGGGTGGCGTACTCCGACTACACGCGCTTCTGCCGGCCGGACGGGCTGGCCGGCGCCCGGATCGGCCTGCCCCGCGCCGGCCTGTGGGGATACAGCGCGGCGGCGGACGCGCTGGCCGAGGAGGCGGTCCGGCTGCTGGCCGCCCGGGGCGCCACCGTCGTCGACCACGCCGACCTGCCCAGCATCGACGAGATCCGCGAGAGCGACGCGGAGCTCACGGTGCTGAGTACGGAGTTCAGGGCCGACCTGGAGAGCTACCTCGCCGCCCGCCGGCCGGAAGGCCCGCGCACGCTCGCGGAGCTGGTGGCGTTCAACGACGACCACGCCGACCGCGAGCTGACGTACTTCGGTCAGGATCGCTTCGAGAGCGCCCTGGCCACCCGCGGAATCTGCGACCCGGTCTACGTCGAGGCGCTGCGCACCTGCCGCCGGCTCGGGCGTACGCACGGCATCGACGCCGCGCTCGGCGCCGGCCGGCTGGACGCGCTGGTGATGCCGACCTATCCCCCGGCGTGGAAGATCGACCTGGTCAACGGCGACCAGCTTCCCGGCGCGTGCTCGACCCCGGCGGCGATCGCTGGCTACCCGGTGGTCACGGTGCCGTGCGGCGCCGTGGACGGACTGCCCGTCGGACTGGCGTTCGTGGGTACGGCATGGAGCGAGCCGACGCTGATCCGGCTGGCGTACGCGTTCGAGCAGGCGCAGAACGCGCTCGGCCCGCGGGCGCGACCGGCGTACCGGCCGGCCGGGATCGGCTGA